Proteins found in one Oncorhynchus mykiss isolate Arlee chromosome 17, USDA_OmykA_1.1, whole genome shotgun sequence genomic segment:
- the LOC110494898 gene encoding transmembrane protease serine 6 isoform X2 has protein sequence MALGHGSKKSRSCDLEVAPAPVDLPLEWVGPGNEASMTSSKMLRRPCRCLLAFLIIVTIIILSGGATLAWYFLEYRVWVLEPRVQQQYTARLSILNRNYSSGLSSHTSPAFTAQAKEVQDMVRRIVKGSDLSRYFNSTKVFAFGEGSVVAHFWLVLSVPDSHVGKVTMERVSSCLHSLLGAYRGSDREETANYGEYLLHLPSFSITETDPKVVELLKASFDCYRYQVVSSSTAVAMRGPNTQRSSCLWHLRAPQGSSTQSFRLELRMEWLLPECRDRLAVYDGLTPTDTHLITSLYGCSRQERVVHVLSSGEWMTVVWKQGLYNYKDPFSLSAQAWTTEMCSSNIELQPVSGVQGSLRTPFYPSYYPPDTNCTWTFTVPSADYGLSLEFEGYELSRANYNQACTQGQWMVQNRRFCGTRGLQPYAERLYLLSTATRVVMTSEVSITGPGLQVHYSLFNQSDPCPGQFLCTLNGLCVPACDGIKDCPNGLDERNCVCIAQYQCPEDSQCVDYFKVCDQHPDCLEAMDEENCTEGVQCTDKTYVCADGTCLKKPNPECDFITDCPDASDERHCDCGLRQFTSRVVGGVNATEGEWPWQVSLQIGGRHVCGGALVSSQWVVSAAHCFYDDRLSPRAWTVYLGKFLLNRSSQMEDAIRVQQILLHQYYDDETHDYDLALLRLERPAAPGTLAQPACLPSPTHQQEPELLCWVTGWGALREGGTPSNVLQKVDVRLVSEEACFRSYGYMVTPRMLCAGYRSGEKDACQGDSGGPLVCQENSGRWFLAGVVSWGKGCGRADYYGVYTRVTKLTGWIKEHISGPG, from the exons ATGGCGCTCGGGCACGGCTCCAAAAAGTCGCGCTCCTGTGATTTGGAGGTAGCACCAGCTCCTGTGGACCTGCCATTGGAATGG gtGGGGCCCGGTAACGAAGCCTCCATGACGTCCTCTAAGATGTTGAGACGACCCTGCAGGTGTCTCCTAGCCTTCCTTATCATcgtcaccatcatcatcctctcGGGAGGAGCAACTCTGGCATGGTACTTCCTGG agtaCAGGGTGTGGGTACTGGAGCCCAGGGTACAACAGCAGTATACTGCTAGACTCTCTATCCTCAACAGGAACTActcctctggtctctcctctcacacCAGCCCAGCCTTCACAGCCCAGGCAAAGGAAGTACAAGATATG GTGAGGAGGATAGTGAAGGGCTCAGACCTATCTCGCTACTTCAACTCCACCAAAGTCTTTGCTTTTGG GGAGGGAAGTGTGGTGGCACACTTCTGGCTGGTACTGTCAGTCCCCGACAGCCATGTTGGTAAGGTAACTATGGAGCGAGTCAGCAGCTGCCTACACAGTCTACTAGGGGCCTACAGAGGGAGcgacagagaggagactgctaactaTGGAGAATATCTGTTgcatcttccctctttctctatcacaG AAACAGACCCCAAAGTTGTAGAACTTTTGAAAGCTTCATTTG ACTGCTACAGGTACCAGGTGGTCAGCTCCAGCACAGCGGTGGCTATGAGGGGACCTAACACCCAGCGCTCGTCCTGCCTTTGGCACCTCAGGGCCCCGCAAGGCTCCAGCACCCAGAGTTTCAGACTGGAGCTGAGGATGGAGTGGCTGCTACCAGAGTGTAGAGATAGACTGGCTGTCTATGATGGTTTAACACCTACTGATACTCACCTCATCACCTC tctGTATGGCTGCAGCAGACAAGAGCGTGTTGTTCATGTGTTGTCATCAGGAGAGTGGATGACAGTGGTCTGGAAACAGGGTCTCTACAACTACAAAGACCCCTTCTCCCTGTCTGCACAGGCCTGGACCACTGAAA tGTGTTCCTCCAACATAGAGCTGCAGCCAGTatcaggggtacagggtagtcTGCGTACCCCCTTCTATCCCAGCTACTACCCACCAGACACCAACTGTACCTGGACATTCACT gtGCCCTCTGCAGACTATGGACTATCACTGGAGTTTGAAGGTTATGAGCTGAGCAGGGCCAACTATAACCAGGCCTGTACACAGGGACAGTGGATGGTACAGAACCGCag GTTCTGTGGGACGAGAGGTCTCCAGCCGTATGCTGAGcgcctctacctcctctccacgGCAACCAGAGTTGTCATGACGTCCGAGGTGTCAATCACAGGGCCTGGACTCCAGGTCCACTACAGCCTCTTCAACCAATCAGATC CctgtcctggtcagttcctgtgTACTCTAAATGGTCTGTGTGTTCCAGCCTGTGACGGCATTAAAGACTGCCCCAACGGACTGGACGAGAGGAACTGTG tgtgtATAGCCCAGTACCAGTGTCCAGAGGACAGTCAGTGTGTTGACTACTTCAAGGTGTGTGACCAGCACCCAGACTGCCTTGAGGCCATGGATGAAGAGAACTGCACAGAgg gTGTACAGTGTACAGACAAGACATATGTGTGTGCTGATGGGACATGTCTGAAGAAGCCGAACCCAGAGTGTGACTTCATCACCGACTGTCCTGATGCCTCCGATGAGAGACACTGTG ACTGTGGTCTGAGGCAGTTCACCAGTCGCGTTGTGGGAGGAGTCAACGCTACTGAAGGGGAGTGGCCATGGCAGGTCAGCCTTCAGATCGGTGGACGTCATGTCTGTGGGGGGGCTCTGGTCTCCAGCCAATGGGTGGTGTCCGCTGCCCACTGTTTCTATGATGACCG tctctctcccagagCGTGGACGGTCTACCTAGGTAAGTTCCTATTGAACCGCAGCAGTCAGATGGAGGATGCCATTCGGGTGCAACAGATCCTCCTGCACCAGTACTACGATGACGAGACACACGATTATGACTTGGCTTTGCTGCGACTGGAGAGACCTGCAGCCCCAGGCACCCTGGCCCAGCCCGCCTGCCTGCCGTCACCTACACACCAGCAAGAACCTGAGCTACTCTGTTGGGTCACGGGCTGGGGGGCGCTACGTgaaggag GCACTCCCAGTAACGTGCTGCAGAAGGTGGACGTGCGTCTGGTGAGCGAGGAGGCCTGCTTCCGTTCCTACGGTTACATGGTCACTCCCAGGATGTTGTGTGCCGGCTACCGCAGCGGAGAGAAGGATGCCTGTCAG gGTGACTCGGGCGGTCCGTTGGTCTGCCAGGAGAACTCGGGTCGTTGGTTCCTAGCGGGCGTGGTCAGCTGGGGAAAGGGGTGTGGCCGGGCCGACTACTACGGCGTCTACACCCGCGTTACCAAACTCACCGGCTGGATCAAAGAACACATCTCTGGACCTGGCTGA
- the LOC110494898 gene encoding transmembrane protease serine 6 isoform X1, which yields MALGHGSKKSRSCDLEVAPAPVDLPLEWVGPGNEASMTSSKMLRRPCRCLLAFLIIVTIIILSGGATLAWYFLEYRVWVLEPRVQQQYTARLSILNRNYSSGLSSHTSPAFTAQAKEVQDMVRRIVKGSDLSRYFNSTKVFAFGEGSVVAHFWLVLSVPDSHVGKVTMERVSSCLHSLLGAYRGSDREETANYGEYLLHLPSFSITETDPKVVELLKASFDCYRYQVVSSSTAVAMRGPNTQRSSCLWHLRAPQGSSTQSFRLELRMEWLLPECRDRLAVYDGLTPTDTHLITSLYGCSRQERVVHVLSSGEWMTVVWKQGLYNYKDPFSLSAQAWTTEMCSSNIELQPVSGVQGSLRTPFYPSYYPPDTNCTWTFTVPSADYGLSLEFEGYELSRANYNQACTQGQWMVQNRRFCGTRGLQPYAERLYLLSTATRVVMTSEVSITGPGLQVHYSLFNQSDPCPGQFLCTLNGLCVPACPGQFLCTLNGLCVPACDGIKDCPNGLDERNCVCIAQYQCPEDSQCVDYFKVCDQHPDCLEAMDEENCTEGVQCTDKTYVCADGTCLKKPNPECDFITDCPDASDERHCDCGLRQFTSRVVGGVNATEGEWPWQVSLQIGGRHVCGGALVSSQWVVSAAHCFYDDRLSPRAWTVYLGKFLLNRSSQMEDAIRVQQILLHQYYDDETHDYDLALLRLERPAAPGTLAQPACLPSPTHQQEPELLCWVTGWGALREGGTPSNVLQKVDVRLVSEEACFRSYGYMVTPRMLCAGYRSGEKDACQGDSGGPLVCQENSGRWFLAGVVSWGKGCGRADYYGVYTRVTKLTGWIKEHISGPG from the exons ATGGCGCTCGGGCACGGCTCCAAAAAGTCGCGCTCCTGTGATTTGGAGGTAGCACCAGCTCCTGTGGACCTGCCATTGGAATGG gtGGGGCCCGGTAACGAAGCCTCCATGACGTCCTCTAAGATGTTGAGACGACCCTGCAGGTGTCTCCTAGCCTTCCTTATCATcgtcaccatcatcatcctctcGGGAGGAGCAACTCTGGCATGGTACTTCCTGG agtaCAGGGTGTGGGTACTGGAGCCCAGGGTACAACAGCAGTATACTGCTAGACTCTCTATCCTCAACAGGAACTActcctctggtctctcctctcacacCAGCCCAGCCTTCACAGCCCAGGCAAAGGAAGTACAAGATATG GTGAGGAGGATAGTGAAGGGCTCAGACCTATCTCGCTACTTCAACTCCACCAAAGTCTTTGCTTTTGG GGAGGGAAGTGTGGTGGCACACTTCTGGCTGGTACTGTCAGTCCCCGACAGCCATGTTGGTAAGGTAACTATGGAGCGAGTCAGCAGCTGCCTACACAGTCTACTAGGGGCCTACAGAGGGAGcgacagagaggagactgctaactaTGGAGAATATCTGTTgcatcttccctctttctctatcacaG AAACAGACCCCAAAGTTGTAGAACTTTTGAAAGCTTCATTTG ACTGCTACAGGTACCAGGTGGTCAGCTCCAGCACAGCGGTGGCTATGAGGGGACCTAACACCCAGCGCTCGTCCTGCCTTTGGCACCTCAGGGCCCCGCAAGGCTCCAGCACCCAGAGTTTCAGACTGGAGCTGAGGATGGAGTGGCTGCTACCAGAGTGTAGAGATAGACTGGCTGTCTATGATGGTTTAACACCTACTGATACTCACCTCATCACCTC tctGTATGGCTGCAGCAGACAAGAGCGTGTTGTTCATGTGTTGTCATCAGGAGAGTGGATGACAGTGGTCTGGAAACAGGGTCTCTACAACTACAAAGACCCCTTCTCCCTGTCTGCACAGGCCTGGACCACTGAAA tGTGTTCCTCCAACATAGAGCTGCAGCCAGTatcaggggtacagggtagtcTGCGTACCCCCTTCTATCCCAGCTACTACCCACCAGACACCAACTGTACCTGGACATTCACT gtGCCCTCTGCAGACTATGGACTATCACTGGAGTTTGAAGGTTATGAGCTGAGCAGGGCCAACTATAACCAGGCCTGTACACAGGGACAGTGGATGGTACAGAACCGCag GTTCTGTGGGACGAGAGGTCTCCAGCCGTATGCTGAGcgcctctacctcctctccacgGCAACCAGAGTTGTCATGACGTCCGAGGTGTCAATCACAGGGCCTGGACTCCAGGTCCACTACAGCCTCTTCAACCAATCAGATC CatgtcctggtcagttcctgtgTACTCTAAATGGTCTGTGTGTTCCAGCctgtcctggtcagttcctgtgTACTCTAAATGGTCTGTGTGTTCCAGCCTGTGACGGCATTAAAGACTGCCCCAACGGACTGGACGAGAGGAACTGTG tgtgtATAGCCCAGTACCAGTGTCCAGAGGACAGTCAGTGTGTTGACTACTTCAAGGTGTGTGACCAGCACCCAGACTGCCTTGAGGCCATGGATGAAGAGAACTGCACAGAgg gTGTACAGTGTACAGACAAGACATATGTGTGTGCTGATGGGACATGTCTGAAGAAGCCGAACCCAGAGTGTGACTTCATCACCGACTGTCCTGATGCCTCCGATGAGAGACACTGTG ACTGTGGTCTGAGGCAGTTCACCAGTCGCGTTGTGGGAGGAGTCAACGCTACTGAAGGGGAGTGGCCATGGCAGGTCAGCCTTCAGATCGGTGGACGTCATGTCTGTGGGGGGGCTCTGGTCTCCAGCCAATGGGTGGTGTCCGCTGCCCACTGTTTCTATGATGACCG tctctctcccagagCGTGGACGGTCTACCTAGGTAAGTTCCTATTGAACCGCAGCAGTCAGATGGAGGATGCCATTCGGGTGCAACAGATCCTCCTGCACCAGTACTACGATGACGAGACACACGATTATGACTTGGCTTTGCTGCGACTGGAGAGACCTGCAGCCCCAGGCACCCTGGCCCAGCCCGCCTGCCTGCCGTCACCTACACACCAGCAAGAACCTGAGCTACTCTGTTGGGTCACGGGCTGGGGGGCGCTACGTgaaggag GCACTCCCAGTAACGTGCTGCAGAAGGTGGACGTGCGTCTGGTGAGCGAGGAGGCCTGCTTCCGTTCCTACGGTTACATGGTCACTCCCAGGATGTTGTGTGCCGGCTACCGCAGCGGAGAGAAGGATGCCTGTCAG gGTGACTCGGGCGGTCCGTTGGTCTGCCAGGAGAACTCGGGTCGTTGGTTCCTAGCGGGCGTGGTCAGCTGGGGAAAGGGGTGTGGCCGGGCCGACTACTACGGCGTCTACACCCGCGTTACCAAACTCACCGGCTGGATCAAAGAACACATCTCTGGACCTGGCTGA
- the LOC110494898 gene encoding transmembrane protease serine 6 isoform X3: MALGHGSKKSRSCDLEVAPAPVDLPLEWVGPGNEASMTSSKMLRRPCRCLLAFLIIVTIIILSGGATLAWYFLEYRVWVLEPRVQQQYTARLSILNRNYSSGLSSHTSPAFTAQAKEVQDMVRRIVKGSDLSRYFNSTKVFAFGEGSVVAHFWLVLSVPDSHVGKVTMERVSSCLHSLLGAYRGSDREETANYGEYLLHLPSFSITETDPKVVELLKASFDCYRYQVVSSSTAVAMRGPNTQRSSCLWHLRAPQGSSTQSFRLELRMEWLLPECRDRLAVYDGLTPTDTHLITSLYGCSRQERVVHVLSSGEWMTVVWKQGLYNYKDPFSLSAQAWTTEMCSSNIELQPVSGVQGSLRTPFYPSYYPPDTNCTWTFTVPSADYGLSLEFEGYELSRANYNQACTQGQWMVQNRRFCGTRGLQPYAERLYLLSTATRVVMTSEVSITGPGLQVHYSLFNQSDPCDGIKDCPNGLDERNCVCIAQYQCPEDSQCVDYFKVCDQHPDCLEAMDEENCTEGVQCTDKTYVCADGTCLKKPNPECDFITDCPDASDERHCDCGLRQFTSRVVGGVNATEGEWPWQVSLQIGGRHVCGGALVSSQWVVSAAHCFYDDRLSPRAWTVYLGKFLLNRSSQMEDAIRVQQILLHQYYDDETHDYDLALLRLERPAAPGTLAQPACLPSPTHQQEPELLCWVTGWGALREGGTPSNVLQKVDVRLVSEEACFRSYGYMVTPRMLCAGYRSGEKDACQGDSGGPLVCQENSGRWFLAGVVSWGKGCGRADYYGVYTRVTKLTGWIKEHISGPG, translated from the exons ATGGCGCTCGGGCACGGCTCCAAAAAGTCGCGCTCCTGTGATTTGGAGGTAGCACCAGCTCCTGTGGACCTGCCATTGGAATGG gtGGGGCCCGGTAACGAAGCCTCCATGACGTCCTCTAAGATGTTGAGACGACCCTGCAGGTGTCTCCTAGCCTTCCTTATCATcgtcaccatcatcatcctctcGGGAGGAGCAACTCTGGCATGGTACTTCCTGG agtaCAGGGTGTGGGTACTGGAGCCCAGGGTACAACAGCAGTATACTGCTAGACTCTCTATCCTCAACAGGAACTActcctctggtctctcctctcacacCAGCCCAGCCTTCACAGCCCAGGCAAAGGAAGTACAAGATATG GTGAGGAGGATAGTGAAGGGCTCAGACCTATCTCGCTACTTCAACTCCACCAAAGTCTTTGCTTTTGG GGAGGGAAGTGTGGTGGCACACTTCTGGCTGGTACTGTCAGTCCCCGACAGCCATGTTGGTAAGGTAACTATGGAGCGAGTCAGCAGCTGCCTACACAGTCTACTAGGGGCCTACAGAGGGAGcgacagagaggagactgctaactaTGGAGAATATCTGTTgcatcttccctctttctctatcacaG AAACAGACCCCAAAGTTGTAGAACTTTTGAAAGCTTCATTTG ACTGCTACAGGTACCAGGTGGTCAGCTCCAGCACAGCGGTGGCTATGAGGGGACCTAACACCCAGCGCTCGTCCTGCCTTTGGCACCTCAGGGCCCCGCAAGGCTCCAGCACCCAGAGTTTCAGACTGGAGCTGAGGATGGAGTGGCTGCTACCAGAGTGTAGAGATAGACTGGCTGTCTATGATGGTTTAACACCTACTGATACTCACCTCATCACCTC tctGTATGGCTGCAGCAGACAAGAGCGTGTTGTTCATGTGTTGTCATCAGGAGAGTGGATGACAGTGGTCTGGAAACAGGGTCTCTACAACTACAAAGACCCCTTCTCCCTGTCTGCACAGGCCTGGACCACTGAAA tGTGTTCCTCCAACATAGAGCTGCAGCCAGTatcaggggtacagggtagtcTGCGTACCCCCTTCTATCCCAGCTACTACCCACCAGACACCAACTGTACCTGGACATTCACT gtGCCCTCTGCAGACTATGGACTATCACTGGAGTTTGAAGGTTATGAGCTGAGCAGGGCCAACTATAACCAGGCCTGTACACAGGGACAGTGGATGGTACAGAACCGCag GTTCTGTGGGACGAGAGGTCTCCAGCCGTATGCTGAGcgcctctacctcctctccacgGCAACCAGAGTTGTCATGACGTCCGAGGTGTCAATCACAGGGCCTGGACTCCAGGTCCACTACAGCCTCTTCAACCAATCAGATC CCTGTGACGGCATTAAAGACTGCCCCAACGGACTGGACGAGAGGAACTGTG tgtgtATAGCCCAGTACCAGTGTCCAGAGGACAGTCAGTGTGTTGACTACTTCAAGGTGTGTGACCAGCACCCAGACTGCCTTGAGGCCATGGATGAAGAGAACTGCACAGAgg gTGTACAGTGTACAGACAAGACATATGTGTGTGCTGATGGGACATGTCTGAAGAAGCCGAACCCAGAGTGTGACTTCATCACCGACTGTCCTGATGCCTCCGATGAGAGACACTGTG ACTGTGGTCTGAGGCAGTTCACCAGTCGCGTTGTGGGAGGAGTCAACGCTACTGAAGGGGAGTGGCCATGGCAGGTCAGCCTTCAGATCGGTGGACGTCATGTCTGTGGGGGGGCTCTGGTCTCCAGCCAATGGGTGGTGTCCGCTGCCCACTGTTTCTATGATGACCG tctctctcccagagCGTGGACGGTCTACCTAGGTAAGTTCCTATTGAACCGCAGCAGTCAGATGGAGGATGCCATTCGGGTGCAACAGATCCTCCTGCACCAGTACTACGATGACGAGACACACGATTATGACTTGGCTTTGCTGCGACTGGAGAGACCTGCAGCCCCAGGCACCCTGGCCCAGCCCGCCTGCCTGCCGTCACCTACACACCAGCAAGAACCTGAGCTACTCTGTTGGGTCACGGGCTGGGGGGCGCTACGTgaaggag GCACTCCCAGTAACGTGCTGCAGAAGGTGGACGTGCGTCTGGTGAGCGAGGAGGCCTGCTTCCGTTCCTACGGTTACATGGTCACTCCCAGGATGTTGTGTGCCGGCTACCGCAGCGGAGAGAAGGATGCCTGTCAG gGTGACTCGGGCGGTCCGTTGGTCTGCCAGGAGAACTCGGGTCGTTGGTTCCTAGCGGGCGTGGTCAGCTGGGGAAAGGGGTGTGGCCGGGCCGACTACTACGGCGTCTACACCCGCGTTACCAAACTCACCGGCTGGATCAAAGAACACATCTCTGGACCTGGCTGA
- the LOC110494898 gene encoding transmembrane protease serine 6 isoform X4 has translation MERVSSCLHSLLGAYRGSDREETANYGEYLLHLPSFSITETDPKVVELLKASFDCYRYQVVSSSTAVAMRGPNTQRSSCLWHLRAPQGSSTQSFRLELRMEWLLPECRDRLAVYDGLTPTDTHLITSLYGCSRQERVVHVLSSGEWMTVVWKQGLYNYKDPFSLSAQAWTTEMCSSNIELQPVSGVQGSLRTPFYPSYYPPDTNCTWTFTVPSADYGLSLEFEGYELSRANYNQACTQGQWMVQNRRFCGTRGLQPYAERLYLLSTATRVVMTSEVSITGPGLQVHYSLFNQSDPCPGQFLCTLNGLCVPACPGQFLCTLNGLCVPACDGIKDCPNGLDERNCVCIAQYQCPEDSQCVDYFKVCDQHPDCLEAMDEENCTEGVQCTDKTYVCADGTCLKKPNPECDFITDCPDASDERHCDCGLRQFTSRVVGGVNATEGEWPWQVSLQIGGRHVCGGALVSSQWVVSAAHCFYDDRLSPRAWTVYLGKFLLNRSSQMEDAIRVQQILLHQYYDDETHDYDLALLRLERPAAPGTLAQPACLPSPTHQQEPELLCWVTGWGALREGGTPSNVLQKVDVRLVSEEACFRSYGYMVTPRMLCAGYRSGEKDACQGDSGGPLVCQENSGRWFLAGVVSWGKGCGRADYYGVYTRVTKLTGWIKEHISGPG, from the exons ATGGAGCGAGTCAGCAGCTGCCTACACAGTCTACTAGGGGCCTACAGAGGGAGcgacagagaggagactgctaactaTGGAGAATATCTGTTgcatcttccctctttctctatcacaG AAACAGACCCCAAAGTTGTAGAACTTTTGAAAGCTTCATTTG ACTGCTACAGGTACCAGGTGGTCAGCTCCAGCACAGCGGTGGCTATGAGGGGACCTAACACCCAGCGCTCGTCCTGCCTTTGGCACCTCAGGGCCCCGCAAGGCTCCAGCACCCAGAGTTTCAGACTGGAGCTGAGGATGGAGTGGCTGCTACCAGAGTGTAGAGATAGACTGGCTGTCTATGATGGTTTAACACCTACTGATACTCACCTCATCACCTC tctGTATGGCTGCAGCAGACAAGAGCGTGTTGTTCATGTGTTGTCATCAGGAGAGTGGATGACAGTGGTCTGGAAACAGGGTCTCTACAACTACAAAGACCCCTTCTCCCTGTCTGCACAGGCCTGGACCACTGAAA tGTGTTCCTCCAACATAGAGCTGCAGCCAGTatcaggggtacagggtagtcTGCGTACCCCCTTCTATCCCAGCTACTACCCACCAGACACCAACTGTACCTGGACATTCACT gtGCCCTCTGCAGACTATGGACTATCACTGGAGTTTGAAGGTTATGAGCTGAGCAGGGCCAACTATAACCAGGCCTGTACACAGGGACAGTGGATGGTACAGAACCGCag GTTCTGTGGGACGAGAGGTCTCCAGCCGTATGCTGAGcgcctctacctcctctccacgGCAACCAGAGTTGTCATGACGTCCGAGGTGTCAATCACAGGGCCTGGACTCCAGGTCCACTACAGCCTCTTCAACCAATCAGATC CatgtcctggtcagttcctgtgTACTCTAAATGGTCTGTGTGTTCCAGCctgtcctggtcagttcctgtgTACTCTAAATGGTCTGTGTGTTCCAGCCTGTGACGGCATTAAAGACTGCCCCAACGGACTGGACGAGAGGAACTGTG tgtgtATAGCCCAGTACCAGTGTCCAGAGGACAGTCAGTGTGTTGACTACTTCAAGGTGTGTGACCAGCACCCAGACTGCCTTGAGGCCATGGATGAAGAGAACTGCACAGAgg gTGTACAGTGTACAGACAAGACATATGTGTGTGCTGATGGGACATGTCTGAAGAAGCCGAACCCAGAGTGTGACTTCATCACCGACTGTCCTGATGCCTCCGATGAGAGACACTGTG ACTGTGGTCTGAGGCAGTTCACCAGTCGCGTTGTGGGAGGAGTCAACGCTACTGAAGGGGAGTGGCCATGGCAGGTCAGCCTTCAGATCGGTGGACGTCATGTCTGTGGGGGGGCTCTGGTCTCCAGCCAATGGGTGGTGTCCGCTGCCCACTGTTTCTATGATGACCG tctctctcccagagCGTGGACGGTCTACCTAGGTAAGTTCCTATTGAACCGCAGCAGTCAGATGGAGGATGCCATTCGGGTGCAACAGATCCTCCTGCACCAGTACTACGATGACGAGACACACGATTATGACTTGGCTTTGCTGCGACTGGAGAGACCTGCAGCCCCAGGCACCCTGGCCCAGCCCGCCTGCCTGCCGTCACCTACACACCAGCAAGAACCTGAGCTACTCTGTTGGGTCACGGGCTGGGGGGCGCTACGTgaaggag GCACTCCCAGTAACGTGCTGCAGAAGGTGGACGTGCGTCTGGTGAGCGAGGAGGCCTGCTTCCGTTCCTACGGTTACATGGTCACTCCCAGGATGTTGTGTGCCGGCTACCGCAGCGGAGAGAAGGATGCCTGTCAG gGTGACTCGGGCGGTCCGTTGGTCTGCCAGGAGAACTCGGGTCGTTGGTTCCTAGCGGGCGTGGTCAGCTGGGGAAAGGGGTGTGGCCGGGCCGACTACTACGGCGTCTACACCCGCGTTACCAAACTCACCGGCTGGATCAAAGAACACATCTCTGGACCTGGCTGA